The Panicum virgatum strain AP13 chromosome 5K, P.virgatum_v5, whole genome shotgun sequence genome has a window encoding:
- the LOC120709168 gene encoding thiamine pyrophosphokinase 1-like isoform X1, whose amino-acid sequence MPLPAMTHSSSFLLPASTTTPPPNDAATTYALVVLNQRLPRFAPLLWARARLRVCADGGANRVFDGMPELLPGEDPADVRARYKPDVIKGDMDSIRPEVKEYYSNLGTNIVDESHDQDITDLHKCVSFVTRELPVPDKSNLCILVLGALGGRFDHEMGNINVLYRFSDTKIVLLSDDCSIFLLPKTHTHEIHIEKSVEGPHCGLIPIGGPSSSTTTTGLRWNLDNTSMSYGRLVSTSNIVDDDKITVASDSDLIWTISLRN is encoded by the exons ATGCCGCTGCCGGCGATGACccactcctcctccttcctcctccccgcctcgaCTACTACTCCCCCGCCCAACGACGCCGCCACGACCTACGCGCTCGTCGTCCTCAACCAGCGCCTCCCCCGCTTCGCGCCGCTCCTCTGGGCCCGCG CGCGCCTGCGCGTGTGCGCGGACGGGGGCGCCAACCGCGTCTTCGACGGCATGCCGGAGCTGCTGCCGGGCGAGGACCCCGCCGATGTCCGTGCCAG GTACAAGCCAGATGTAATAAAAGGGGATATGGACTCAATAAGGCCAGAAGTGAAGGAATATTATTCCAATTTG GGCACAAACATAGTTGATGAATCACATGATCAGGACATAACGGACTTGCACAAATGTGTATCATTTGTCACAAGAGAGCTCCCTGTCCCAGACAAGTCTAAC CTGTGTATTCTTGTTCTTGGTGCACTTGGAGGAAGGTTCGATCATGAGATGGGGAACATCAATGTATTATACCGCTTCTCAGACACCAAGATCGTCCTCCTATCAGATGACTGTTCAATCTTTCTGCTTCCCAAAACGCATACTCACGAGATCCATATTGAGAAATCGGTCGAAGGTCCTCACTGTGGTTTGATTCCAATTGGTGGACCATCGAGTAGCACCACAACAACCGGACTTAGGTGGAATTTGG ATAACACTAGTATGAGCTATGGTCGACTGGTAAGCACATCTAATATCGTGGATGACGATAAAATAACTGTGGCTTCAGATTCTGATCTGATTTGGACGATATCACTTCGGAATTAA
- the LOC120709168 gene encoding thiamine pyrophosphokinase 1-like isoform X2, protein MPELLPGEDPADVRARYKPDVIKGDMDSIRPEVKEYYSNLGTNIVDESHDQDITDLHKCVSFVTRELPVPDKSNLCILVLGALGGRFDHEMGNINVLYRFSDTKIVLLSDDCSIFLLPKTHTHEIHIEKSVEGPHCGLIPIGGPSSSTTTTGLRWNLDNTSMSYGRLVSTSNIVDDDKITVASDSDLIWTISLRN, encoded by the exons ATGCCGGAGCTGCTGCCGGGCGAGGACCCCGCCGATGTCCGTGCCAG GTACAAGCCAGATGTAATAAAAGGGGATATGGACTCAATAAGGCCAGAAGTGAAGGAATATTATTCCAATTTG GGCACAAACATAGTTGATGAATCACATGATCAGGACATAACGGACTTGCACAAATGTGTATCATTTGTCACAAGAGAGCTCCCTGTCCCAGACAAGTCTAAC CTGTGTATTCTTGTTCTTGGTGCACTTGGAGGAAGGTTCGATCATGAGATGGGGAACATCAATGTATTATACCGCTTCTCAGACACCAAGATCGTCCTCCTATCAGATGACTGTTCAATCTTTCTGCTTCCCAAAACGCATACTCACGAGATCCATATTGAGAAATCGGTCGAAGGTCCTCACTGTGGTTTGATTCCAATTGGTGGACCATCGAGTAGCACCACAACAACCGGACTTAGGTGGAATTTGG ATAACACTAGTATGAGCTATGGTCGACTGGTAAGCACATCTAATATCGTGGATGACGATAAAATAACTGTGGCTTCAGATTCTGATCTGATTTGGACGATATCACTTCGGAATTAA